Genomic window (Festucalex cinctus isolate MCC-2025b chromosome 7, RoL_Fcin_1.0, whole genome shotgun sequence):
CTGTAACCTGCCCATCTCGTTTGTTGACAATGTGGGATACAAGCTTTTTATGGCTCGTGCGGTACCAAAATACAAGCTCCCTGGCCGCAAATACATCGCAGAGACGACTATACCCGCACTCAAAATGAAAGTGACGGAGCATGTATCAAGGAAACTTGAAAAAGTGCAGGCCATAAGCTTTACTACAGATATTTGGAGCAGCGATGTCTCCCCACTTTCCCTACTTAGTTTAACTGCGCACTGGGTGGACACTAAATCGTTCAATCTAGAAAGTGTGGTGCTGCACGCAAGTGAATTCAAAGGATCCCACACTGGTGAAGCCATTGCAGGAGCAATAGAAAATATGCTGCTTTAATTGGAACATCCCAAAGGCAAAGGTAATTTCACTAATATGACTAGAATTTGCTATttttacttcctttttttttttttttttttttttttaaactagaaaAATACAGCATTAATTTGAGACCTGTCTCAAAAGCACTGTACAAAATGctgattttatcatgtattattattaattaattaattaattattgttAAAGGTCCATACCATCATTCGTGACAACGCCAGTAACATGAAGAAGGCGATGAGGGAGCTGGGGATGTCGAGCTTGGGATGTTTTTCCTAGAgatgggccgatatttgacatattggtacatatcggtaccggtctgttttattaatctgacggccgatatgagcgatccatttaaaactccgtcttttcgcttcgaatgcagcccagagcgtctctgtctggtatggagtccaactccagcaacgtaacgcccatagcagcatttgattggttagccgtgcaagagccagaaccaatcagtagtgtatgccgtgtatcacagtagccggtcacacacgcacccacaacgcgagacacatgcttcgaaggtaagttaaaagagaagagactccgctgaacttttcaccatgataagctaaacacattgaattatgttgtgtattaaatgcactatatgaatggagctgcattgccttgcattgaatccccgctagctaacagtggtgtgttcagcttagcatggaggctaacacccagtagctaattcgctacttgaactactcggggagggaatcacacacattttcacttaattaagtaaataatgtttgttagaaaggttccaaatattaacagttgtcattattatattgtctagttccatgttaagagtagagtaatgtcattatatttacctctcgtgacgcacacattgcattctgggtcacgtccactacttgttgcatagcggttattatgcagttagatgccacagtgacactaaatagcgtttagttactttatattgtgtttatttgtcgcactggtttgccattgtgtgccttaagcttcgacgtcgatttgattgacagctcgttgtgcacctcgttaaagtccgctccgtaacaaattaagtgtctcaaacaccgtttaactacatgaacgtgttctcttccatatgtttggcattagtagagaagtgcactaaagtatagtgtgcttatttgctcgttttgtctctcttttcacgtcatgtctgccgtcagttgagacattatcctctcaatggatgccactaatatgtaccatctacggccgtacacggctgcaattaatgttcagtgatgtaatttcgttacgtgcatcatactttgaataatgagctcatgtttggtgtgttgtataactttctcgtgtgttagtaactattcatgtgtacagctaagatagtgcttgttaatgtgaattagcaatgttgcagcccagttattatttagacaagtacatctgtgccattaagtgatacagtacagtacagtagtgagagaatagtgtgcccatatacacacacgtgtctataagtgtaaaacacattaaacagcagaaactggcagcggtccaccgcaacaatgtctgtttaaccaagttattcttactattattataaccaagttattttactctacctttttctgcgttgattggggcatcctaagtggcagtaaactacatgatgaaatgtcttttgacagttctcttgtagagaggagtagcatgatattgctgttctcgatttaagatcctcagcttatcaaaactgtctatatggtaacaataacaataatcataataaggtctacaagaactgtatggtgttcagggatgaatagtttttctcatggaatttttttattttttttgctgtagtaataagtaatgccacagctgatgcacattttgaatgacagggttcctcctattacttcaaaatataaaaatataacatttatagaataaaactacaagtatcccaaatgctataaaaggtaatgtcacattggccccacaTTTAAcgcccccgccaccaacgtcttattgcagatagaaggatgtaaaatgaaaagtgcagtgtgagaatccattgtaaagaactgttagggtttgcattattcaaaaatttggtgccaacattttaacttttactgcaaatgaatatcggcttcaaatatcggttatctgcctccttgactaccgataatcggaatcggtatcggccctgaaaaaagcatatcggtctatctctagttttTCCCACTTAATCCAGCTAGTGGTGCATGAAGGATTGCTGTCACAGCGGAGTGTAGGTGACGCGCTGGCGAATGGGAGAAAGATCATCGGACACTTTAAGCATTCTCCGTTGGCTACATCGCGACTAGAAACCATTTAGATGAACCTGGCCTGGAATGCCAGTCAAATGACTGATACAAGATGTGCCCACCCGCTGGAACAGCACATTCTATATGACAGCAAGCCTACTAGAGCAAAAGACTGCCATCTCAGTGTATGCAGCTGACCACCAGCTGCCAGCGACCCTGACTGCAAACAACTGGACACTGCTAGAGAAAGTCAACACACTCCTGGCTCCATTCGAGGAGATCACAAAGCAGACCACCTTCACCACTTCCACCATCTCAGAGGTTATCCCCTCTGTCACAGTATTGAAGCGCCTACTGGCTAAAGAGCCTCCAGAGGACAGTGGGATAAAAACAATGAGCGCGACACTTCTAGCAGCTGTGGACACAAGATTCCAGATTGAGGCGGAGCCCCTGTATGCAGTTGCCACTCTCTTAGACCCGCGTTACAAAGACAGGTATGTCTAATTCTGTGCTGTTAGTGTAAAGTTAAACATTTTGTgcaagaaaattattttttcataattgAATGTTCTCCTCTCCAAGTACTCGAGTCATATGAATTACAATCACAgaagataaaaaatataaatattaaaatataaaatttcagGTGTCCAAATGTTGCtccatggttacaaaattaaTGCACAGTCATGTGAATATCTAGTCCATGCCTCACTCTCTCACCAGCATGTAGAACAATGTAAAGAGGTTGTTTATTCAACACATGTATTCTGTTTACTGTTACTGCAGATACTTAACAAGTgcggaaaacaacaaatttTCAAAGAGTGCACTTGCTCAAGAGGTGGAGAAGAATGAGGAGTCCAGAAGACCAACGCAGACAACCTCAACCACCACTGAGGTGGCAGGCCCAGCCAGTAAGACCCCACGGATGGAAGAGCCCAACACAGGTAGCAGCAAGAGCTGCTTTGCAGAGCTGTATGAGGAAGTCCTACAAGAATACGATGTGGAACAAGGTGGGGCTAGCAGCACAATCACACAGGTACAGATCGAGACGTATTTGGCTGAGAAAACCATCCACAGAATGGAGAGCCCATTTGAgtactggggaaaaaataaagaacGGTTACTCTCCCTGGCCATGACTGCTGCAAAATTTCTCTGTGCTCCCTCTACGAGTGTAGATAGTGAGAGACTGTTCAGCGCAGCTTCCAACATACTTGATGTCAAAAAGAATAGGCTTTTAGGGGAGAAAGTAGAAACACTcatctttttaaagaaaaacctgCCAATGTATTTGAACTTGAAACTCAAGGACTCTAATCCTCAGGAGGACTGAGTCAACATTATACTAGGGGTTCCTGCTACTATTTTGCCACTGCTCGTTTTTGTTCTATGAAAGTGGATTTTGGAGTTGAACTTGTGAAAAGAGTAGACACTAACATTTAAAatgacgttttatttattttcaattctgGCTGCACTTTAGAGGAGCGCACATCAGCCTAGACCTAAGTTTACATgagcacattttgttttatggCAATTGTTTTCAATACGATATGTTCTTACTTCAAACAGGCCCTAATGCCATGCTCTCAAAGATAATTTGTatattatttcttattttaatttaattttacttcTTGTTGCAGTATTGTTATGCATGTTGGAATTACATGCACAATGCACTATTTTGGCCTTTGAGAGCCAAAACTCTCAGGTTTGATTACTTATTCAGGTAGTCAATAAAAAAGTTCGACTGGATTCATTCTGTATTattgtatagtttttttgtttttttgtttttagcagtGCCTAAACCATGATGGTTTTACATCCAAGGGAGTATGtattttagaataaaaaaataaaataaaaaatccttgtggtatcggtatggtatcggtatcagccgatactgcaaaagTGGGTATCGGGATCCAAAAAAcgttatcggaacaacactagtatcgatacgtgtattgtaatgacgcCCGCAaggatatattgccgtatcgatttttttgtcccagctggccgtgttgttgcgctccgGGTGACAACAGAGAGGACTGTGTGTGATTCGAAGTCGATTGGCTACCATGAGACAAcatgcgggaaaaaaaagttcacatttttctactttgGCGAATATGTGAGGGTGCGGATTTCGCTGATGCGCACCGCATCCCAGATTCTCAGCGCTACAAATGCGTCCTCCGCTCCGCCCCACATACTTTCGTTCCGGTGCCCACAAAGTCCGTTGACTACAATACAAACGCGCTGCCGAAACGCCTTCCTCCGCTTTTGGTGTTGCAGAAAAAGATGTAGAGAGAAACTAGATAATAAAGAATTCCACCGATTAATAAAAACTTGCCacattggtccatctgttgtgtttgtggctcaagttgtgcccaactcCTCAACCCCAAGACTaatcgacttttttttaaaattattattattattattattgttatttttattattgtgttgttttttgttttttaaatagagtTTTGAGGCTGCAAATGTtcgtgtgttgaattgagtggataatctggatataaatacctattgttccttatatttcctgtacaataatagtcttcCATTTACAGTCTCACTGTGGCTCGCACACATGGTGATCTGTGAAGTGAATCATCCCCTTCTCTTTAATGTGTACTTTTGTTACATAgcaatgtgcatgtgtgtgaaaaCTTAAAGGAAGGATATTGTGTGGCAGCTACCTTCTCGTTGAGAATGACGAGTGCAGGTTGGTGGTTAGCTTAACATTGCATTGCTACTCGCGTCGTCTACCGGCGCCTTAAATTTAAACAAGCGACAAGTTCCAGTCAACATACATTAAGAGGAGAAGCTTGGTTAATGTTTATTTCCTTGctgggcataaaaaaaaatgccttgcagtGCCAGCTTTTAATTAAGTTGTCACTCCGTTGTTGCTGTATCATCCAAAAATGACCATATCACCAATCGAGAATTTGTACTTGTAGTTCTCGCGCCATTCATGGCAAAATAGTGCttggtaggggtgtgaattgcctcgtacctgacgattcgatctgtatcacgattcataggtcgcgattcgattcgataccgattaatcccgatatgaatttacaagtcgattgttgcgattttttttttttttttacatttttttttttaactcaaatttagaaaataccattcagtaaacttgtacatgtacactgtaaaatttgtgtgaaattgtattatttattgatctgaaacttcagttttataactgtgagccactgtatttaacaaacgggttgtaacctttttcatgttagaatagcattgaaataaaatattaatgcttcatgttccattaatataacattcttccatgcttaaggtgtgaaagttagacgttttgttgaatatttttccatcaaaaatggatgttaaaaaattgattcggctgcctattgaatcgatttgagaattgcgtgctgtagtatctcTATATGTTgccgaatctttttttttttttttttttttaaagtgcttggTAATGAGTTTGCCGGTTGCGGCAAAATATCCACTGTGTAAAAGAACAGTTTCATTCATTTAAGTCCAGGACTAGTCTGACATAAATGAAATCTATGCTAGGCTTATTTGTCAtagttattgtattgtatttgttattgtcaggctgtttgaaagcgctatataaaaaaaaacttgagttgagttgagtcatgGAATTTGCATCAGACCAGTTCGTAATCACATGATGCCACATATATTGACCTTTTCACCAAATACCACCACATTTTACTCTCCAGGTGAACCTACACCATTGTGAGCGTGTGAGGCAGTGGAACCAGGGCGATGTTCTACGCCCACTTTGTCCTCAGCAAACGTGGGCCGCTGGCCAAGATTTGGCTGGCGGCCCACTGGGACAAGAAGCTGACCAAGGCTCATGTCTTCGAATGCAACTTGGAGAGCAGTGTGGAGAGCATCATCTCGCCCAAggtagaaacaacaacaacaacgaaagTACACTTTGGATTATTCagtctgttcttttttttttttaatgtctgtgGGATATTGCATGTATTTTGTATTGTGCCCATAGGTGAAGATGGCGTTGCGTACATCAGGTCACCTGCTTCTCGGGGTGGTGAGGATCTACCACAGGAAGGCCAAGTACCTGCTGGCTGATTGTAATGAAGCCTtcatcaaaatcaaaatggctttcAGGCCAGGTATGGTGACATCTACTTGCTCGAATAATCTGCTCTTTTACCGTGTTCTGAGTTTCAGTGTTGTCGCTTGTATTTGTGTCCAGGTGTGGTAGATTTACCTGAAGAAAACAGAGAAGCAGCGTACAATGCCATCACCTTACCCGAGGAGTTTCATGACTTTGACCAGCCA
Coding sequences:
- the LOC144022228 gene encoding zinc finger BED domain-containing protein 4-like, with the protein product MTASLLEQKTAISVYAADHQLPATLTANNWTLLEKVNTLLAPFEEITKQTTFTTSTISEVIPSVTVLKRLLAKEPPEDSGIKTMSATLLAAVDTRFQIEAEPLYAVATLLDPRYKDRYLTSAENNKFSKSALAQEVEKNEESRRPTQTTSTTTEVAGPASKTPRMEEPNTGSSKSCFAELYEEVLQEYDVEQGGASSTITQVQIETYLAEKTIHRMESPFEYWGKNKERLLSLAMTAAKFLCAPSTSVDSERLFSAASNILDVKKNRLLGEKVETLIFLKKNLPMYLNLKLKDSNPQED